A window from Vespa velutina chromosome 13, iVesVel2.1, whole genome shotgun sequence encodes these proteins:
- the LOC124953577 gene encoding uncharacterized protein LOC124953577, with translation MYQPEGRLLWQSSFNISLSVIRILCLTFNLLLTCSSKSSNSEIAETLHRPIRSLSFPEASTMGIFLAIAVPLEDPQKSISLSYFFEASYNLPSNLSYFEPWSAKASKGERKRRSSIDRTTIYRVLESKFKSSGYLGRECLLKTICENSEYPLRHNGVIGDIFHVLFTPTTSRHEKLPRDIVEAELVGRNGSCSKYQPQCPVGLFDLIGVLV, from the exons ATGTACCAACCAGAAGGACGATTATTGTGGCAATCCTCTTTCAACATATCGCTATCGGTGATACGTATTTT ATGTCTCACATTTAATCTGCTGTTAACGTGTTCGTCCAAGTCGTCAAACTCGGAGATAGCCGAAACTCTTCATCGACCTATTAGAAGCTTGTCATTCCCAGAAGCTAGTACGATGGGT ATCTTCCTCGCTATCGCTGTGCCACTCGAAGATCCCCAGAAATCGATTTCCTTGTCGTATTTCTTCGAAGCCAGCTACAATTTACCCTCGAACTTGTCGTACTTCGAACCTTGGTCGGCGAAGGCttcgaaaggagaaagaaaaagaaggagcagCATCGACAGAACCACGATCTACCGGGTACTCGAAAGTAAATTCAAGAG CTCTGGATATCTTGGAAGGGAATGCCTACTGAAGACTATCTGCGAGAACTCGGAATATCCTTTGAGACATAATGGTGTCATCGGTGATATCTTCCACGTCCTATTCAC TCCTACGACTTCGCGACATGAGAAACTGCCGCGAGATATCGTCGAGGCCGAGCTGGTTGGACGTAATGGAAGCTGCTCGAAGTATCAACCGCAATGCCCCGTGGGACTCTTCGACTTGATTGGAGTCCTCGTATGA
- the LOC124953682 gene encoding uncharacterized protein LOC124953682, whose translation MTPYTFEGTPEEDTVKKIFKLNIKRRFVVSLLLISFNAMGRNMTEVVRRHIRSLSYPEESEMGIFFALAIPLDDPITTYSMSVAFFFEANYKLPTKDDIDLEVKGKEKRQRKSIDRTTVYTMLESKFKSIGYPARQCLLRSICETTRLPWKLNAGVLGDLLRILFTPSSSRLEVDLHKEYAEAEKVDGTRKCSEIYSTCKYGIYDYITLPYQDL comes from the exons ATGACCCCGTATACGTTCGAGGGTACTCCCGAAGAGGATACGgtgaaaaaaatcttcaaattGAATATCAAACGTAG gtTCGTCGTCTcgcttcttcttatttcgtttaatGCTATGGGAAGAAATATGACGGAAGTTGTACGACGTCATATCAGGAGTCTTTCTTATCCCGAAGAAAGCGAAATGGGG aTATTCTTTGCCCTCGCAATACCTTTGGACGATCCAATCACGACGTACTCGATGTCCGTTGCCTTTTTCTTCGAGGCGAATTATAAGTTGCCGACGAAGGATGATATCGACTTAGAGGtcaaagggaaagagaaaaggcaaAGAAAAAGCATAGATCGCACCACGGTCTATACCATGTTGGaatcaaaatttaaatc AATCGGCTATCCGGCTCGACAGTGCCTTCTCAGATCTATATGCGAGACCACACGACTGCCCTGGAAGCTCAATGCTGGTGTCCTTGGAGATCTTTTGAGAATCCTGTTCAC aCCATCCTCATCACGTTTAGAAGTCGATCTTCACAAGGAATACGCCGAAGCTGAGAAGGTCGATGGTACGAGGAAATGTTCCGAAATTTATTCCACCTGCAAGTACGGGATTTACGACTACATAACGCTCCCCTATCAGGATTTGTGA
- the LOC124953576 gene encoding uncharacterized protein LOC124953576 produces MRFAYVRFLFLISGCTAISRSETREYERTRSFLREKRHLLFPDPKDSETKVQVLFGLGLPMEEDISMTLGYVLKCNYDLPYNSSDFTRAHARFKKFTDNALPQGEKPEHRGLSRWTLYRMLESAMGKLGSGKACLLRAVCESASNPFEKGRGLLGELLHVLLTPSTTFEEYEIYSDREYFAAEKIGRNSNGRCGYFYSECQYNPLDYFTIIRAL; encoded by the exons ATGAGATTCGCTTACGTCCGgttcctctttctcatttccgGTTGCACTGCAATTTCTCGATCGGAAACAAGAGAGTACGAGAGAACTAGAAGTTTTttaagagagaagagacaTTTGCTTTTTCCTGATCCAAAGGATAGCGAAACAAAAGTTCag gTGCTTTTTGGTCTTGGTCTACCGATGGAGGAGGATATATCTATGACTCTCGGTTACGTGCTGAAGTGTAATTACGATCTACCCTACAATTCGTCGGATTTCACAAGAGCTCACGCACGATTTAAAAAGTTCACCGACAACGCTCTACCGCAGGGTGAAAAACCGGAGCACCGAg GTTTGAGCCGTTGGACCCTCTACAGAATGCTGGAATCAGCGATGGGAAAGCTAGGCTCCGGTAAGGCTTGTCTACTCCGTGCCGTTTGCGAATCAGCGTCGAATCCCTTCGAGAAAGGACGCGGACTCCTAGGGGAACTCTTGCACGTTCTACTTACGCCCTCAACGACCTTCGAAGAATACGAAATCTACTCTGATCGCGAATACTTCGCGGCCGAGAAGATCGGGCGGAACTCCAATGGGAGATGCGGATACTTTTATTCGGAGTGCCAATACAATCCGTTAGATTATTTTACGATCATCCGTGCCCTCTAA